In Sphingobium sp. B2D3C, a genomic segment contains:
- a CDS encoding cysteine desulfurase → MNALLSRRADFPGLVTVDGKPWHYLDTAATAQKPQVVIDATVRAMGADYATVHRGVYARSADMTLAFEAARRRVARFINAPSENEIVFVRGATEGINLVAQSWGGANLKAGDCILLSTLEHHSNIVPWQLIAERTGAQIDVVPLTPDGRIDLDAMAAMIRPEHKLVALAHVSNVLGSVLDVRRVAEIAHGAGALLLVDGCQAAPRLAIDVQALGCDFYLFSGHKLYGPTGIGVLWARGEILGAMPPYHGGGAMIDKVTFARTTYAPPPARFEAGTPAIIETIGLAAAIDYVEAIGLDRMAAHEDALVARTREALRGINTIRLLGPEDAAGIVSFVMEGVHPHDIGTILDESGVAIRAGHHCAQPLMAHLGVEATARASFGIYNDESDIEALLRGLDRVRTIFG, encoded by the coding sequence ATGAACGCGCTCCTCAGCCGTCGCGCCGATTTCCCCGGCCTCGTCACCGTTGACGGCAAGCCCTGGCACTATCTCGATACCGCCGCCACGGCACAGAAGCCGCAGGTGGTGATCGACGCCACGGTGCGGGCAATGGGCGCGGACTATGCGACGGTCCATCGCGGCGTCTACGCGCGGTCGGCGGACATGACGCTGGCTTTCGAGGCCGCGCGCCGTCGCGTGGCGCGCTTTATCAACGCGCCGAGCGAGAATGAGATCGTCTTCGTGCGCGGCGCGACCGAGGGGATCAATCTCGTCGCGCAGAGCTGGGGCGGCGCCAATCTCAAGGCCGGCGACTGTATCCTGCTCTCGACGCTGGAGCATCACAGCAATATCGTGCCCTGGCAGTTGATTGCCGAGCGGACCGGCGCGCAAATCGACGTCGTGCCGCTGACGCCGGATGGCCGCATCGATCTGGATGCCATGGCGGCAATGATCCGCCCGGAGCACAAGCTCGTGGCACTTGCGCATGTCTCCAATGTGCTCGGCAGCGTGCTGGACGTGCGGCGCGTGGCGGAGATTGCCCATGGCGCCGGGGCGCTGCTGCTGGTCGATGGTTGTCAGGCCGCGCCACGGCTCGCCATCGACGTGCAGGCGCTGGGCTGCGACTTCTATCTCTTCTCCGGCCACAAGCTTTATGGCCCGACCGGCATCGGCGTGCTCTGGGCGCGCGGCGAGATTCTGGGGGCCATGCCGCCTTATCATGGCGGCGGCGCGATGATCGACAAGGTGACTTTTGCGCGCACGACCTATGCGCCGCCTCCGGCGCGGTTCGAGGCAGGCACGCCCGCGATCATCGAGACGATCGGGCTGGCGGCGGCAATCGATTATGTCGAGGCGATCGGGCTCGATCGCATGGCTGCCCATGAGGATGCGCTGGTCGCACGCACGCGTGAGGCGTTGCGCGGCATCAACACCATCCGCCTGCTCGGGCCGGAGGATGCGGCGGGAATCGTCTCTTTCGTGATGGAGGGGGTTCATCCCCACGACATCGGCACTATCTTGGATGAGAGCGGCGTGGCGATCCGCGCGGGCCATCACTGCGCGCAGCCGCTCATGGCGCATCTCGGCGTCGAGGCGACGGCGAGGGCCAGCTTCGGGATTTACAATGATGAAAGCGATATCGAGGCGCTGCTGCGTGGCCTCGATCGGGTCAGGACGATATTCGGATGA
- the sufB gene encoding Fe-S cluster assembly protein SufB, with amino-acid sequence MTAPVDTRPKNEDALAAAKKVSDYEWGFSSDIEQEFAPKGLSEDTVRFISAKKNEPEWMLEWRLKAYRHWLTMDSPDWAKLNVPPIDYQDAYYYAAPKKKVELGSLDELDPEIRRTYEKLGIPIEEQKVLANVAGARRVAVDAVFDSVSVATTFRKELEEAGVIFRSISEAIREFPDLVKKWLGKVVPMHDNYFATLNCAVFSDGTFVYIPEGVRCPMELSTYFRINAENTGQFERTLIVADKGSYVSYLEGCTAPQRDENQLHAAVVELVALDDAEIKYSTVQNWYPGDAEGKGGIYNFVTKRALCQGRNSKVSWTQVETGSAITWKYPSCVLNGENSVGEFYSVAVTNNRQQADTGTKMIHNGKNTRSTIVSKGISAGKSNGTYRGLVRMSANAEGARNFTQCDSLLLGDQCGAHTVPYIEVKNPSAIVEHEATTSKISDDQLFYALQRGLDQEAAVSLIVNGFAKDVLQQLPMEFAVEAQKLLGISLEGSVG; translated from the coding sequence ATGACTGCCCCGGTCGATACCCGCCCCAAGAATGAAGATGCGCTCGCCGCCGCCAAGAAGGTGAGCGACTATGAGTGGGGCTTCAGTTCGGACATCGAGCAGGAGTTCGCGCCCAAGGGCCTGAGCGAGGACACTGTCCGCTTCATCTCGGCCAAGAAGAACGAGCCGGAATGGATGTTGGAGTGGCGCCTCAAGGCCTATCGCCACTGGCTGACGATGGACTCGCCGGACTGGGCGAAGCTCAACGTGCCGCCCATCGATTATCAGGACGCCTATTATTATGCGGCGCCCAAGAAGAAGGTCGAGCTGGGGAGCCTGGACGAGCTCGATCCGGAGATCCGCCGGACTTACGAGAAGCTGGGCATTCCAATCGAGGAGCAGAAAGTGCTCGCCAATGTCGCGGGCGCGCGCCGGGTCGCTGTGGACGCCGTGTTCGACAGCGTTTCGGTCGCCACCACCTTCCGCAAGGAACTGGAGGAAGCCGGCGTCATCTTCCGCTCGATCAGCGAGGCGATCCGCGAGTTCCCCGATCTGGTGAAGAAGTGGCTCGGCAAGGTCGTGCCGATGCATGACAATTACTTCGCCACGTTGAACTGCGCGGTCTTCTCGGATGGCACCTTCGTCTACATTCCCGAGGGCGTCCGCTGCCCGATGGAGCTCTCCACCTATTTCCGCATCAATGCCGAGAATACCGGCCAGTTCGAGCGCACACTGATCGTCGCCGACAAGGGCAGCTACGTCTCCTATCTGGAAGGCTGCACCGCCCCGCAGCGCGACGAGAATCAGCTCCACGCTGCCGTGGTCGAACTGGTCGCGCTCGACGATGCCGAGATCAAATATTCGACCGTGCAGAACTGGTACCCCGGGGATGCTGAGGGCAAGGGCGGCATCTACAATTTCGTCACCAAGCGCGCGCTCTGCCAGGGGCGCAATAGCAAGGTGAGCTGGACTCAGGTGGAAACCGGCAGCGCGATCACGTGGAAATATCCCAGCTGCGTGCTGAACGGCGAGAACAGCGTCGGCGAGTTCTACTCGGTGGCTGTGACCAACAATCGCCAGCAGGCCGATACCGGCACCAAGATGATCCACAACGGGAAGAACACCCGTTCGACGATCGTCTCCAAGGGCATCAGCGCCGGCAAGTCCAATGGCACCTATCGCGGCCTTGTGCGGATGAGCGCCAATGCGGAAGGGGCGCGCAACTTCACCCAGTGCGATTCGCTGCTGCTGGGTGACCAGTGCGGCGCCCACACCGTGCCCTATATCGAGGTGAAGAACCCGAGCGCCATCGTCGAGCATGAGGCGACGACGAGCAAGATCAGCGACGATCAGCTCTTCTACGCCCTGCAGCGCGGGCTGGATCAGGAAGCGGCGGTGAGCCTTATCGTCAACGGCTTTGCGAAGGACGTGCTCCAGCAACTGCCGATGGAATTCGCGGTGGAAGCACAGAAGCTGCTCGGGATTTCGTTGGAAGGGTCGGTGGGGTGA
- a CDS encoding low molecular weight protein tyrosine phosphatase family protein, protein MCSQNRLRSPTAEQIFAERGDMEVSSAGTNQNAENPLTGELVDWADLIVVMERVHRAKIQQRFRRILNGRRIVCLNIPDEYAFMDPALIKLLQQRMASFLS, encoded by the coding sequence GTGTGCAGCCAGAACCGGCTGCGCAGCCCGACGGCAGAGCAGATTTTCGCTGAGCGCGGCGACATGGAAGTCAGCTCTGCGGGCACGAATCAGAATGCCGAAAACCCGCTGACCGGCGAATTGGTGGACTGGGCCGACCTGATCGTCGTGATGGAGCGCGTTCACCGCGCCAAGATTCAACAACGCTTCCGGCGGATATTGAACGGGCGGCGGATCGTCTGCCTGAATATCCCCGACGAGTACGCATTCATGGACCCGGCACTGATCAAGCTGCTTCAGCAGCGCATGGCCAGCTTCCTGTCCTGA
- a CDS encoding SufD family Fe-S cluster assembly protein has translation MAPATLPTRRDEAWRYSDLDAVAQVWPVGAPERIVVAPGEVRTLALLQDGTDGESIVRDHLVEIGAGGTLNVHLLNSGGTLGRVTFDVTLARHAHFELKAALIGGASQTIELVTTLNHAEPEATSAQTVRAIAAGKATTNYLGQIRVARDAQKTDAAQSFKAMLLGRTATANAKPELEIFADDVKCAHGASIGQLDAAALFYMASRGIDPASAKALLLEAFIAGLFDDMADEAERERFGTVARARLEALG, from the coding sequence ATGGCACCGGCAACGCTCCCCACGCGCCGCGACGAGGCCTGGCGCTATAGCGACCTCGATGCCGTGGCGCAGGTCTGGCCCGTGGGCGCGCCCGAGCGGATCGTCGTCGCGCCCGGCGAAGTGCGCACGCTGGCGCTGCTGCAGGATGGCACGGACGGCGAGAGCATCGTGCGCGATCATCTGGTCGAGATCGGCGCGGGCGGGACGCTCAACGTCCATCTGCTGAACAGCGGCGGCACGCTGGGGCGGGTCACCTTCGACGTGACGCTGGCGCGCCATGCGCATTTCGAGCTGAAGGCGGCGTTGATCGGTGGCGCGTCGCAGACCATCGAGCTGGTGACGACGCTCAACCATGCCGAGCCGGAAGCGACCAGTGCGCAGACCGTGCGGGCGATCGCGGCGGGCAAGGCGACGACCAATTATCTCGGGCAGATCCGCGTCGCGCGCGATGCACAGAAGACCGATGCCGCGCAGAGCTTCAAGGCGATGCTGCTCGGCCGTACCGCCACGGCCAATGCCAAGCCGGAGCTGGAGATCTTCGCCGATGACGTGAAGTGCGCCCATGGCGCCAGCATCGGCCAGCTCGATGCCGCTGCCTTGTTCTACATGGCCTCGCGCGGGATCGATCCGGCGAGCGCCAAGGCGCTGCTGCTCGAAGCCTTCATCGCCGGGCTGTTCGACGACATGGCCGACGAGGCCGAGCGCGAGCGGTTCGGAACGGTGGCGCGGGCCCGGTTGGAGGCGCTGGGATGA
- a CDS encoding carotenoid oxygenase family protein, translated as MAHFPNTFGFTGTLRPLRLQGDIHDVEIEGEIPADLDGAFHRVHPDNQFAPKFEDDQFFNGDGMVSMFRVKDGKVDFRQRYAQTDKWKLENKAGKSLFGMYRNHLTDDPSVEGQIRGTANTNVLVHAGKLYAMKEDSPCLLMDPNTLETHGYTDFGGRIDSKTFCAHPKIDPATGNMCAFSYMSKGPMTHDMSYMEISPTGELLFEIPFQNKYLCMMHDFGVTEDYAVFSVMPLLTSMERLEKRLPYFGFDTTQPVWLAVLPRQAGATAADMRWFKAPSNCFVGHVMNAFNEGTRIYFDHPVAANNSFPFFPDIHGAPFDPIAGLGYLSRWSVDMASNSDEFESIEKLTNLADEFPRIDDRYATQAYRHGWMLVMDREKPYEGPGGPFVGMINSLAHIDLATGSTKSWWPGPQCGIQEPCFVPKSADAPEGDGYVIALVDNHVTNYSELCFFDAQHVDEGPIARAKLPVRIRQGLHGNWSTGAQLAGG; from the coding sequence ATGGCCCATTTCCCCAACACGTTCGGTTTCACCGGTACACTTCGCCCGCTCCGTTTGCAGGGCGACATTCACGACGTCGAAATCGAGGGGGAAATCCCCGCCGATCTGGATGGCGCCTTCCACCGCGTCCACCCGGACAATCAGTTCGCGCCCAAATTCGAGGACGACCAGTTCTTCAATGGCGACGGCATGGTCAGCATGTTCCGGGTCAAAGATGGCAAGGTCGATTTCCGCCAGCGTTATGCGCAGACCGACAAATGGAAGCTGGAGAACAAGGCCGGCAAGTCGCTGTTCGGCATGTACCGCAATCACCTGACCGACGATCCGAGCGTCGAAGGGCAGATTCGCGGCACCGCCAACACCAATGTGCTGGTCCATGCCGGCAAGCTCTACGCCATGAAGGAGGACAGCCCCTGCCTGCTCATGGACCCGAACACGCTGGAGACGCATGGCTATACCGATTTCGGTGGGCGGATCGACAGCAAGACCTTCTGCGCCCACCCGAAGATTGATCCGGCCACCGGCAATATGTGCGCCTTCTCCTACATGTCCAAAGGGCCGATGACCCATGACATGAGCTATATGGAAATCTCGCCAACCGGCGAGCTGCTGTTCGAGATTCCCTTCCAGAACAAGTATCTGTGCATGATGCACGATTTCGGCGTGACGGAAGATTATGCGGTGTTCTCGGTCATGCCGCTGCTCACCAGCATGGAGCGGCTGGAAAAGCGCCTGCCCTATTTCGGGTTCGATACCACCCAGCCGGTCTGGCTTGCCGTGCTACCCCGGCAGGCCGGCGCCACGGCCGCGGACATGCGTTGGTTCAAGGCGCCATCCAACTGCTTCGTGGGGCATGTGATGAATGCCTTCAACGAGGGCACGCGGATCTACTTCGATCATCCGGTGGCGGCCAACAACAGCTTCCCCTTCTTCCCGGATATTCATGGCGCGCCGTTCGATCCGATTGCGGGCCTGGGCTATCTCAGCCGCTGGAGCGTCGACATGGCGTCCAACAGCGACGAGTTCGAGAGCATCGAGAAGCTGACCAATCTCGCCGACGAGTTTCCCCGGATCGATGACCGCTATGCCACGCAGGCCTATCGTCATGGCTGGATGCTCGTGATGGATCGCGAGAAACCCTATGAAGGGCCGGGCGGTCCGTTCGTCGGCATGATCAACAGCCTTGCTCATATCGATCTGGCGACCGGGAGCACCAAGAGCTGGTGGCCCGGGCCGCAATGTGGCATCCAGGAGCCCTGCTTCGTTCCGAAATCGGCGGATGCTCCGGAAGGCGATGGCTATGTCATCGCGCTGGTCGACAATCACGTGACCAATTATTCGGAGCTGTGCTTCTTCGATGCCCAGCATGTCGATGAAGGGCCGATCGCCCGGGCTAAGCTACCGGTGCGTATCCGGCAGGGGTTGCACGGTAATTGGTCGACTGGGGCGCAGCTGGCGGGGGGGTGA
- the sufC gene encoding Fe-S cluster assembly ATPase SufC → MLIIDNLHTEIDGKAILKGLSLSINAGEIHAIMGPNGAGKSTLAYTLGGRPGYEATQGSVSFNGADLLDMEPHERAAAGLFLGFQYPVEIPGVSNVQFLREALNSQRRVRGEEPLSAADFLRLAREKAALLGMDMEMLKRPVNVGFSGGEKKRAEMVHMGILDPKLAILDETDSGLDIDALKTVGAGINAIMRAPDKAVLLITHYQRLLDYVQPDFVHVLAAGRIVKSGGPELALALEKDGYAEVVAA, encoded by the coding sequence ATGCTGATCATCGACAATCTCCACACCGAAATCGACGGCAAGGCCATCCTCAAGGGCCTCAGCCTCTCGATCAATGCGGGGGAAATCCACGCGATCATGGGGCCGAACGGCGCGGGCAAGTCCACGCTGGCCTATACGCTTGGCGGCCGGCCCGGCTATGAAGCGACGCAGGGCAGCGTCTCGTTCAACGGCGCCGATCTGCTCGACATGGAGCCGCATGAGCGCGCCGCCGCCGGCTTGTTCCTCGGCTTCCAATATCCGGTCGAGATTCCTGGCGTTTCCAATGTCCAGTTCCTGCGCGAGGCGCTGAACAGCCAGCGCCGCGTCCGCGGGGAAGAGCCGCTGTCCGCCGCCGATTTCCTGCGGCTGGCGCGCGAGAAGGCGGCGCTGCTCGGCATGGACATGGAGATGCTCAAGCGCCCGGTGAATGTGGGCTTTTCCGGCGGCGAGAAGAAGCGCGCCGAGATGGTCCACATGGGCATATTGGACCCGAAGCTGGCGATTCTCGACGAGACCGATTCCGGCCTCGATATCGATGCGCTCAAGACCGTGGGCGCAGGGATCAACGCGATCATGCGCGCGCCGGACAAGGCCGTGCTGCTCATCACCCATTATCAGCGCCTGCTCGATTATGTGCAGCCGGACTTCGTGCACGTGCTTGCCGCGGGCCGCATCGTGAAATCGGGCGGACCGGAACTGGCGCTGGCGCTGGAGAAGGACGGCTATGCCGAGGTGGTCGCCGCATGA
- a CDS encoding S8 family peptidase: MRHVIAFGSVVALLTLAGCGGGGGALNSTPTPAPAPTPTPTPAPTPAPTPSTVNYDTSEYRNSSGLPYHGAITAYQAGASGAGVTVGVVDSGLSDPTGEFTGRISAASANFAGNSSYTDVEGHGTAVSAVLAAGRNNRRVMGMAWGATVMALRTDDQSDCDANGCKHSTTAIANAIDHARINGARIINVSLGGGAAPNYLLQAVKRATQAGIIIVISAGNNEDGQPMMAAPDELAQSFANPAYSNGLVIIAPSVNSNDTVSSFSAGVAGFESVSIAALGSRVLSFDHTGTDYLYSGTSFAAPQVAGAAALLADAFPNLTSAQIVALLKNSARDVGAPGADARYGVGILDIAKAFQPVGTLSMAGTQIALSPLSTSTLSAPMGDATPAALDAVALDDYQRAYRVDLTPRFARPAPRRAFAAALDTTQRHLNVGTQSLSLSLNLRPTVEATTTRDPFAFRQSDEARTRLLSGTLSAQIAPQARMMLGLRTSIAALEQRLAGRAGPSFLMADHGFDADQADRQAQAALTVSQQLSPALTIIGGFERGDMQRAALADAEQWRATPYHAASLSLDYQRGAIGLTAGTTMLDEQATLLGARFSANFGAQSARSLFTRLGARADLPGAIRLSANWQRGWSRAAAGGTLREGGSLVSQSWSADLARGDLFAPGDLLGLRIAQPLRVIASRFTLIVPQAWDWEQEIATDARVPLNLVPRGRQRDYELSYGRGIGPGWLGANLFLREQGSNIAAIPNELGMALRWSVGF, encoded by the coding sequence ATGCGGCATGTGATCGCTTTTGGCTCGGTAGTGGCGCTGCTGACGCTGGCCGGCTGTGGGGGTGGCGGTGGCGCGCTCAACTCGACGCCCACACCCGCGCCGGCTCCCACACCGACTCCGACCCCGGCACCCACGCCCGCGCCGACACCCAGCACAGTCAATTACGACACCAGCGAATACCGCAATTCCTCCGGCCTGCCTTATCACGGCGCGATTACTGCCTATCAGGCGGGCGCCAGCGGCGCGGGTGTGACGGTGGGCGTGGTGGACAGCGGCCTCTCGGATCCGACCGGCGAGTTCACCGGCCGGATCAGCGCCGCCTCCGCCAACTTTGCCGGCAACAGCAGCTACACGGATGTGGAGGGCCATGGCACGGCAGTCTCGGCAGTGCTGGCCGCCGGACGCAACAACCGGCGCGTGATGGGCATGGCCTGGGGCGCGACCGTGATGGCGCTGCGAACCGACGACCAGTCCGACTGCGACGCCAATGGATGCAAGCACAGCACCACGGCCATCGCCAACGCGATCGACCATGCCCGGATCAATGGCGCGCGGATCATCAACGTCTCGCTCGGGGGCGGCGCGGCTCCCAATTATCTGCTGCAGGCGGTGAAGCGCGCCACCCAAGCCGGCATCATCATCGTCATTTCCGCCGGCAATAACGAGGACGGCCAGCCCATGATGGCCGCGCCGGACGAGCTGGCGCAATCCTTTGCCAACCCGGCCTATAGCAATGGCCTCGTGATCATCGCGCCATCGGTGAACAGCAACGATACGGTGAGCAGCTTCTCGGCCGGTGTCGCCGGCTTCGAGAGCGTGAGCATCGCCGCGCTCGGCAGTCGCGTCCTGTCCTTCGATCACACCGGCACTGACTATCTCTACTCCGGCACATCGTTTGCAGCGCCGCAGGTGGCCGGCGCCGCTGCGCTGCTGGCGGATGCCTTCCCCAATCTCACCAGCGCGCAGATCGTTGCGTTGCTCAAGAACAGCGCGCGCGATGTCGGCGCGCCGGGCGCCGATGCGCGCTATGGCGTGGGCATCCTGGATATCGCCAAGGCGTTCCAGCCGGTCGGCACGCTCAGCATGGCTGGCACACAGATCGCGCTCTCACCCCTTTCGACCAGCACACTGTCCGCACCGATGGGCGACGCCACGCCTGCCGCGCTGGATGCGGTTGCGCTGGACGATTATCAGCGCGCCTATCGCGTAGACCTGACCCCGCGCTTCGCCCGCCCTGCACCGCGCCGTGCGTTCGCCGCTGCGCTCGACACCACCCAGCGCCATCTCAACGTCGGGACGCAGTCGCTCAGCCTCTCGCTCAATCTCCGCCCGACAGTTGAGGCGACCACCACGCGCGATCCGTTTGCGTTCCGTCAGTCAGACGAGGCCCGCACCCGGCTGCTCTCCGGCACGCTGAGCGCGCAGATCGCACCCCAGGCGCGCATGATGCTGGGCTTGCGGACGAGCATCGCCGCGTTGGAACAGCGCCTCGCCGGCCGTGCCGGCCCCAGCTTCCTGATGGCGGATCATGGCTTCGATGCCGATCAGGCCGACCGGCAGGCGCAAGCTGCCCTCACCGTCTCGCAGCAGCTGTCACCGGCGCTGACCATCATCGGCGGGTTCGAGCGGGGCGATATGCAACGTGCCGCTCTCGCGGATGCCGAGCAGTGGCGCGCCACGCCCTATCATGCAGCGTCGCTCTCGCTCGACTATCAGCGCGGGGCGATCGGCCTCACTGCCGGGACGACGATGCTGGACGAACAGGCAACGCTGCTCGGCGCCCGCTTCTCCGCCAATTTCGGGGCGCAGTCAGCGCGCAGCCTGTTTACGCGGCTGGGTGCGCGCGCCGACTTGCCCGGTGCCATCCGCCTCTCCGCCAACTGGCAGCGGGGCTGGTCTCGTGCCGCCGCGGGCGGAACCTTGCGCGAGGGCGGGTCGCTGGTCAGCCAAAGCTGGTCGGCCGATCTGGCCCGTGGCGATCTCTTCGCGCCCGGCGATCTGCTGGGCCTGCGCATCGCGCAACCGCTGCGCGTCATCGCCAGCCGCTTCACACTTATCGTCCCGCAGGCCTGGGACTGGGAGCAGGAAATCGCGACGGACGCGCGCGTACCGCTCAACCTTGTGCCGCGCGGCCGCCAGCGCGATTATGAGCTGAGCTATGGGCGCGGCATCGGCCCCGGCTGGCTGGGCGCCAACCTCTTCCTGCGCGAGCAGGGCAGCAACATCGCGGCCATACCCAATGAACTGGGCATGGCCCTGCGTTGGTCGGTAGGGTTCTGA
- a CDS encoding HesB/IscA family protein, which translates to MTTTTTKRPLPAAVTLTPAAEQRVADLMAKAPEGTMGVKLSTPRRGCSGLAYSVDYVSEVAPFDERIETPGGLFFIDAASVLYLIGSTMDWVEDDFTAGFVFNNPNAKGACGCGESFTV; encoded by the coding sequence ATGACCACGACCACCACCAAGCGCCCTCTGCCTGCCGCCGTTACGCTGACGCCGGCCGCCGAGCAGCGCGTCGCGGACCTGATGGCCAAGGCGCCTGAGGGCACGATGGGCGTCAAGCTCTCCACGCCGCGCCGGGGCTGCTCGGGGCTGGCCTATTCCGTCGACTATGTGAGCGAGGTCGCGCCGTTCGATGAGCGCATCGAGACGCCCGGCGGCCTGTTCTTCATCGATGCCGCCTCGGTGCTCTACCTCATCGGCTCGACCATGGACTGGGTGGAAGACGATTTCACCGCCGGCTTCGTGTTCAACAATCCCAACGCCAAGGGCGCCTGCGGCTGCGGCGAAAGCTTCACCGTCTGA
- a CDS encoding RrF2 family transcriptional regulator: protein MRLSSLADYAVLMMRTAASQCGGARANAASLSAKAGIPVPTGQKLASLLGRAGLIKATRGSGGGIKLARPAAAITLADIIEAVDGPIALTGCLEPHGAECCALSQPCDIRPHWIGVNALVRDALAHVTLAHLIASPETLPVAAFSPPGLTGPASATAMESVQ, encoded by the coding sequence ATGCGCCTGTCGAGCCTTGCCGATTATGCCGTGCTGATGATGCGGACCGCCGCCTCGCAGTGCGGTGGCGCGCGGGCGAATGCGGCGAGCCTCTCGGCCAAGGCCGGCATTCCGGTGCCGACGGGACAGAAGCTTGCGAGCCTGCTCGGACGGGCCGGGCTGATCAAGGCGACGCGTGGCAGCGGCGGCGGCATCAAGCTGGCGCGCCCGGCGGCGGCGATCACGCTGGCCGACATCATCGAAGCGGTCGATGGACCGATCGCGCTCACTGGCTGCCTCGAGCCGCACGGGGCGGAATGCTGCGCCCTCTCGCAGCCCTGTGACATCCGCCCGCACTGGATCGGCGTCAACGCGCTGGTCCGCGATGCGCTGGCGCATGTCACGCTGGCTCATCTCATCGCTTCCCCTGAAACGCTGCCGGTTGCGGCTTTCTCGCCTCCGGGCCTGACTGGCCCTGCAAGCGCCACCGCCATGGAGTCCGTGCAATGA
- a CDS encoding SUF system Fe-S cluster assembly protein yields the protein MNDESRIRTEEVEGVAPPPRARVSDVVEDASGVAENASDKVARKRDYLEGFLAQKPSDAPAGEPGGATYDAVIDALKSIFDPEIPVNIYDLGLIYGVEVGEDNHVAVTMTLTTPHCPVAESMPGEVEMRVGSVPGVGLVDVNLVWDPPWDPQKMSDEAKLELGML from the coding sequence ATGAATGACGAGAGCAGAATCAGGACCGAGGAAGTCGAAGGCGTCGCCCCGCCGCCGCGCGCTCGCGTGAGCGATGTGGTGGAGGATGCTTCCGGCGTTGCGGAAAACGCCTCGGACAAGGTCGCCCGCAAGCGCGACTATCTGGAGGGCTTTCTCGCCCAGAAGCCCAGCGATGCGCCCGCCGGCGAGCCGGGCGGCGCGACCTATGATGCGGTGATCGATGCGCTCAAGAGCATCTTCGATCCGGAAATCCCCGTGAACATCTACGATCTGGGGCTGATCTACGGGGTCGAGGTGGGCGAGGACAATCATGTCGCCGTGACCATGACGCTCACGACGCCGCATTGCCCGGTCGCGGAATCGATGCCCGGCGAAGTGGAAATGCGCGTGGGATCGGTGCCCGGCGTCGGGCTGGTGGACGTCAACCTCGTGTGGGACCCGCCATGGGACCCGCAGAAGATGAGCGACGAAGCCAAGCTGGAACTGGGGATGCTGTAA